In Deltaproteobacteria bacterium, a single window of DNA contains:
- a CDS encoding type II toxin-antitoxin system VapB family antitoxin, translating into MLRTNIELDEKLIKEAMKLTHKKTKKALVNYALTELVSRFKRKRILELEGKVKWTGCLGRSRKSRV; encoded by the coding sequence ATGTTAAGAACGAACATCGAACTCGATGAAAAGCTTATAAAGGAAGCTATGAAGCTTACCCACAAAAAAACCAAAAAGGCCCTGGTAAATTATGCCCTCACGGAGCTGGTGAGCAGGTTTAAAAGGAAGCGGATTCTTGAGCTTGAGGGCAAGGTTAAATGGACCGGCTGCCTCGGCAGGTCGAGAAAAAGCAGGGTATGA
- the recG gene encoding ATP-dependent DNA helicase RecG, which translates to MTGESQASGNDMPNKSISDILDTLTKPLAFASKDNFAHIHTVKGLEGLVTKVADEAIAAAPARKKILSELKLIFAGFDSLDVELKKERVGRAIEIVGVLSKPKGPSVSGASASVPNDIDENLKKLSTPIQYVKGIGPKLGERFENKGIATIEDALYFLPIRYEDRTRIKKIKELTAGVNEVVRGEVVAAGEARYGRRKVFEAAITDGASLMALKWFNYRISYMKKLYEPGKKLVCYGPVTVFGHKKEIIHPDVEFEDDDASEGAAALKAEGIVPVYSQIENMHQRTLRRIIGSIAAEYAAFGIGAATSGSLSKRSLSPVSEAFRMAHLPKTMQDADGAKKALAYDELFSLELGLFLKRKTQKAEAGCVVRPKGELAEKLRKLLPFELTRAQDKVIDEVRRDIASGSPMHRLVQGDVGSGKTVVSFMAALDCVECDHQAAIMAPTEILAEQHYINMHGYAEALGLRVALLTSALTKAERKKLLTLIKAGEVDVIVGTHALIQKDVEFASLALAVIDEQHRFGVVQRAELKKKGADGAPPHILVMTATPIPRTLSMTVFGDLDVSVIDELPKGRQPIVTKIVRESSRTAAYAAIKKELNAGAQAYIVYPLIEESEELPLKDATRMKEHLAKDIFTEFKVALMHGRLKSDEKEAVMRDFKEHRIDVLVSTTVIEVGVDVPNATVMLVEHAERFGLAQLHQLRGRVGRGTKPSLCLLMAAYTKNEDTWKRLKVLEDTLDGFKIAEEDLKIRGPGDFIGTRQSGMPEFRSSGIFSDPALLKAAREDANGLLEKDPALKSAEGSAALKVVKARWKGRLELAEVG; encoded by the coding sequence ATGACAGGCGAATCGCAGGCTTCCGGGAACGATATGCCAAATAAATCCATTTCCGACATCTTAGATACTCTTACCAAACCCCTTGCCTTTGCATCCAAGGACAACTTTGCCCACATCCATACTGTCAAAGGCCTCGAAGGGCTGGTTACGAAGGTCGCAGATGAGGCGATAGCCGCCGCTCCTGCAAGGAAAAAAATACTTTCTGAACTTAAGCTCATCTTCGCGGGTTTTGACTCTCTTGATGTCGAGTTAAAAAAAGAACGCGTTGGCAGGGCCATAGAGATTGTCGGCGTTCTTTCTAAGCCTAAGGGGCCGTCTGTATCCGGCGCGTCTGCCTCCGTTCCAAATGATATCGACGAAAACCTTAAAAAACTTTCAACCCCGATACAGTACGTAAAAGGTATTGGCCCGAAGCTTGGCGAGAGGTTCGAGAATAAAGGCATCGCTACAATCGAGGACGCGCTTTATTTTCTGCCCATACGCTACGAAGACAGGACGCGCATTAAGAAGATAAAAGAGCTGACTGCCGGAGTTAACGAAGTAGTCAGGGGCGAGGTCGTTGCAGCAGGCGAGGCCAGGTACGGCAGGCGCAAGGTCTTCGAGGCCGCAATCACCGACGGCGCGTCTTTGATGGCGCTTAAATGGTTCAACTACCGCATCTCTTACATGAAAAAACTCTACGAGCCGGGTAAAAAACTCGTCTGCTACGGCCCTGTCACAGTATTCGGGCATAAGAAGGAAATCATCCACCCTGACGTAGAGTTCGAGGACGACGACGCATCCGAGGGCGCGGCTGCTCTAAAGGCCGAGGGAATAGTCCCGGTGTACTCGCAAATCGAGAACATGCACCAGAGAACGCTTCGCCGCATTATCGGCAGCATTGCTGCCGAGTACGCGGCTTTTGGCATTGGCGCTGCGACAAGCGGCTCTCTATCGAAGCGAAGTCTTTCGCCAGTTAGCGAGGCCTTTCGAATGGCGCACTTACCAAAGACCATGCAGGATGCCGACGGCGCGAAGAAAGCGCTTGCCTACGACGAGCTCTTCTCGCTCGAGCTCGGGCTGTTCCTTAAACGGAAAACACAAAAGGCAGAGGCAGGGTGTGTTGTGCGGCCAAAGGGCGAGCTTGCCGAAAAGCTTAGAAAACTCTTGCCATTCGAGCTTACCAGGGCGCAGGACAAGGTCATAGACGAGGTAAGACGCGACATCGCATCCGGCAGTCCCATGCACCGCCTTGTGCAGGGAGACGTAGGGAGCGGCAAGACGGTAGTGAGCTTCATGGCTGCGCTCGATTGCGTGGAGTGCGATCATCAGGCCGCTATCATGGCGCCGACGGAAATACTTGCGGAGCAGCATTATATCAACATGCACGGCTACGCCGAGGCGCTTGGGCTACGCGTTGCGCTCCTTACGAGTGCTCTTACAAAGGCAGAGAGAAAGAAGCTCCTTACTCTCATAAAAGCAGGCGAGGTCGATGTAATAGTCGGCACGCACGCGCTCATACAAAAGGACGTTGAGTTCGCTTCGCTCGCCCTTGCAGTGATAGACGAGCAGCACCGCTTTGGCGTTGTGCAAAGGGCCGAGCTTAAGAAAAAGGGCGCTGACGGCGCGCCTCCGCATATTCTTGTCATGACGGCAACTCCCATACCGAGAACGCTCTCCATGACGGTATTTGGCGATCTGGACGTGTCTGTCATAGACGAGCTTCCAAAGGGCAGGCAGCCGATTGTGACGAAGATAGTTAGAGAGTCCTCGCGCACCGCTGCCTATGCTGCCATCAAGAAGGAGCTTAACGCAGGCGCGCAGGCGTATATCGTATACCCGCTAATCGAGGAAAGCGAGGAACTGCCGTTGAAGGACGCAACGCGCATGAAGGAGCACCTTGCCAAGGATATCTTCACGGAGTTTAAGGTCGCTCTCATGCACGGAAGGCTTAAGAGCGATGAGAAAGAGGCAGTTATGCGGGACTTTAAGGAGCACAGGATCGACGTGCTCGTTTCTACCACTGTGATTGAAGTCGGAGTTGACGTGCCAAACGCCACGGTGATGCTCGTTGAGCATGCCGAGCGGTTCGGCCTTGCGCAGTTGCATCAATTAAGGGGGCGCGTTGGAAGGGGCACAAAGCCGTCTTTATGCCTCCTCATGGCAGCGTATACGAAGAACGAGGACACGTGGAAGAGGCTGAAGGTTTTAGAGGATACGCTTGACGGCTTTAAGATTGCCGAAGAGGACTTGAAGATACGTGGGCCGGGGGATTTTATCGGCACGCGGCAGTCCGGCATGCCGGAGTTTCGTTCAAGCGGCATATTCTCGGACCCGGCGCTACTGAAGGCTGCAAGAGAGGACGCAAACGGGCTTCTTGAAAAAGACCCTGCGCTTAAATCCGCCGAAGGCTCCGCCGCGCTCAAAGTCGTTAAGGCCAGGTGGAAGGGCCGCCTCGAGCTTGCGGAGGTGGGGTGA
- a CDS encoding DUF1493 family protein: MTDDIYEKCVNFLDDVLGIEKDKISPNTRINYDLGVDGDDGIELMDAFFERFSVQPGDFSYAKYFGPEAGANLFSLIDSMLNIFHLRQREGAITVQDLVDAIREGRWIK; this comes from the coding sequence ATGACTGATGATATCTATGAAAAGTGTGTAAATTTTTTAGATGATGTGTTGGGGATTGAAAAAGATAAAATATCACCGAACACACGTATAAATTATGATTTGGGCGTGGATGGGGACGATGGAATTGAATTAATGGATGCTTTTTTTGAGAGATTTTCTGTTCAGCCAGGAGATTTTTCTTATGCTAAATACTTTGGTCCGGAAGCTGGAGCCAATTTATTTAGTTTAATAGATAGTATGCTAAATATATTTCATCTAAGGCAACGAGAAGGAGCTATAACGGTACAGGATCTTGTTGACGCAATTCGTGAGGGCAGATGGATAAAATAA
- a CDS encoding PIN domain nuclease: MILVDASVWIDFLNGANSRERRILHRLIEEENDISLAEIIVVEVLQGIKDDDSFKKVKDYLLEFPIWKPSGIETYLKAAEIYRICRKNGKTVRKTVDCVIAAICLENDLTLLHKDSDFERISACTGLKVL, translated from the coding sequence ATGATACTCGTTGACGCCAGTGTTTGGATAGATTTTTTGAATGGAGCAAATTCAAGAGAGCGCCGTATTCTACATAGGCTTATCGAAGAGGAAAACGATATTTCACTTGCCGAAATAATTGTTGTCGAAGTTCTTCAGGGAATTAAGGACGACGATAGTTTCAAGAAGGTTAAGGACTATCTTTTGGAATTTCCGATTTGGAAGCCGAGCGGTATCGAAACTTATTTGAAGGCGGCTGAAATTTATAGAATATGCAGGAAAAACGGCAAGACAGTAAGAAAAACCGTTGACTGTGTCATTGCTGCAATATGCCTCGAAAATGATTTGACCCTTTTGCACAAAGACAGCGATTTTGAGCGCATAAGCGCATGCACCGGGCTTAAGGTGCTATAA